The sequence ATTATTCTGACCCTGATGTCTGTGCAGCTGGTTCCGATTTTTATATGACAGCTTCCAGCTTTAACTGCATCCCGGGGTTGCCCATTTTACATTCTACAGACCTGGTCAACTGGTCGCTTATCGGTTATGCGCTGCATCGCCTGCCACCTTACGATCACTTTTCCAGAGTGCAGCATGGGGGTGGGGTATGGGCGCCGGCTATCCGTTACCACAACAAGGAATTTTATATCTACTACCCGGATCCGGATTTTGGTATTTACATGATAAAAGCAAAGTCTCCCAAAGGTCCATGGTCTGACCCTGTTCTCGTAAAAGAAGGCAGGGGCATCATCGATCCCTGTCCTTTCTGGGATGAGGATGGCCAGGTGTATCTCATTCATGCTTACGCAGGGAGTCGTGCAGGTATCAAGAGCGTGCTTACCCTGCATCATATGAATGCCGCAGGCACTACTGTCACAGATGCGGGTATCCTTGTCGTGGATGGCCATCCATCCAATCCGACTTTGGAAGGGCCAAAGCTCTACAAGCGCAATGGCTACTACTACATTTTCGCCCCTGCGGGCGGAGTGAGTACTGGCTGGCAACTGGTTTTAAGAGCGAAAAAGATCGAAGGCCCTTACGAAGAAAAGATCGTCATGGATCAGGGTAATACTCCCATCAATGGTCCTCATCAGGGAGCATGGGTGACCACAACTACTGGTACTGACTGGTTCCTGCACTTCCAGGACAAAGACGCCTATGGTCGTGTAGTACATTTACAACCCATGAAGTGGGTGAATGACTGGCCGGTGATTGGGATAGATAAAGATGGAGATGGAAAAGGAGAGCCGGTGCTCACTTACAAAAAGCCGTTCATAGGGAATACTGTTAAAATGCCACTTACCGGCAATACTGTTAAAACGCTACCCACCACTGGCAATAGTGTTAAAACGCCACTTGCCGGCAATACTTTTATGACGCCACCCACCACTGGCAATACTTTTAAAACACTACCCACCGGCAATGTTTTTAGTACGCCCCTCACCTCCGATGAATTCAATACCAGCACCCTCGGTCTTCAATGGCAATGGCAGGCAAACCCACTCCCTACCTGGGGCATGCTTTCTCCTGCAAAAGGTGTATTGAGACTCTTCTCCGCGAAACTCCCTGACTCTCTGCACAACTACTGGGATGTACCAAACTTACTCTTACAGAAATTTCCAAACGATACCTTCACAGTGACTACTGTCTGCAAGTTCACACCCAATCCCAATTTAGAAGGAGAACGCACGGGCCTCATCATCATGGGTGCTGACTACACTTCACTTTCCATCCTCAAAAAAGAAAAGGAATTACAACTCGTGTACAGCACCTGCAAA is a genomic window of Chitinophaga sp. LS1 containing:
- a CDS encoding glycoside hydrolase 43 family protein, with protein sequence MTPSTLCTLILCMFCTYATAQDPGNGTYRNPVINADYSDPDVCAAGSDFYMTASSFNCIPGLPILHSTDLVNWSLIGYALHRLPPYDHFSRVQHGGGVWAPAIRYHNKEFYIYYPDPDFGIYMIKAKSPKGPWSDPVLVKEGRGIIDPCPFWDEDGQVYLIHAYAGSRAGIKSVLTLHHMNAAGTTVTDAGILVVDGHPSNPTLEGPKLYKRNGYYYIFAPAGGVSTGWQLVLRAKKIEGPYEEKIVMDQGNTPINGPHQGAWVTTTTGTDWFLHFQDKDAYGRVVHLQPMKWVNDWPVIGIDKDGDGKGEPVLTYKKPFIGNTVKMPLTGNTVKTLPTTGNSVKTPLAGNTFMTPPTTGNTFKTLPTGNVFSTPLTSDEFNTSTLGLQWQWQANPLPTWGMLSPAKGVLRLFSAKLPDSLHNYWDVPNLLLQKFPNDTFTVTTVCKFTPNPNLEGERTGLIIMGADYTSLSILKKEKELQLVYSTCKNADKGKAESQQLITTLKDSTCYFRVKITEGAICQFSYSNDGNDFIPIKETFTAKPGRWIGAKVGLFCTRPGQINDAGYADYDWFRVE